ggaCAATAATAACCTACTAGCCTTGTCAAAATTCTCAATTTCGTTTTTAAATTCTAagatttgttcaatttcagAACACATAAAGTTTAATTGCGGTATACTGTCaaccaatttcaacaaGTCAGTAtaagaataaaatttttcacgGAAAACATCATTACCGTTTCTAATCCTTTGTTGATGCTTTATAGACAATAAATTCTGACATTTTTCAACGAAAGcatttgaattatcaataaaagACCGCAAATTTTCTACTTGATCTTTGAACTTTTTAAACTTTTCTTGATCAAtatcttgttgtttaaCAGCTGATGAGACAATTGATGAGTAAATTTTCTCACCATCGCTTAGTATTCCTTTAtatgttttcaataaaatatcCGAATTCTCTCTCATCAATTGTTCATAATTAGTAACCCAagattcaaaatcaacagaATAACCATTCAATACTCTTGAAAAATACCTTAGTTTCTCATCAGAATAACACAACTGTAGTTCTAGTTGAAACTGTTTAATAgaattttgttgttcttcttgttcttgttgttgacaTTGTATGAACTTTTGCattgatataattattgACTTCTTGGATTTTGGATCTGTCACCACTATTCTGGATGGATAAAGGTTAGCAAAGAAATCATCTGACAACATATCAACTGTGTCGTCGACTACCACTTCTTTAATTCTAAACTTTCTTACTTCATTTCTAAGATTGATCTCCTCTTGATACAATTGATCATACATTGATGCTGCTTTATAGAATATATCTGAATCAAATAGTAAGTTAGTACCTCCTTCATACATCAATGCAAGGTTTACAAGTAATTTAAATGTCAGAAATCCAGGTATGATATTCTGTTTTGCTAACCACTTTTCACTCTCCAATGCATAATTTAGCCAACTTTTTGTTGCTAGATTGACTTCTTCACTCAAATTAAACCCGAATGATATTGTCGAAGAGAATGTTTTGGGGAATTTTATAATGCATTCTCCTGGTTCCTGTATCGTTGTAGTATATCTAATACCAAAACGATCGAGTAATTCTGGCGTAATCATAAATTCTTGAttgtaattgaattttgcACCCTCGCCAATAAAGTTGGCAAATCCTTCATTTCCAATATTTAATCGTACATCTTTGTCAACATTAATTAGATTATCTAACGTTTTCAAAACAACTTCATAATCCACATCTTCATCcagttttttcaaaagattcattactttatcaatatccacctgttttttattatttatatttgatcTCAGTTGGTCTTTCATCTGTATGTTTTCAAGtaatctttcaaatttttcaaattccaGTTCTGGGATGAAATACCATTTTTTGACTGCTCCAAAAAACtggaaattgattaaattagTGAAATGATCTTCACAAGTCCAATTTTCCGTAGAAAAAGTCATCCCAATATTTATTCttgattcatttaaatcatAATCGTTAACATCAGTTTTATCTAGAGCACCCAACAAAGCGTTTGGCAAAATTGGTAAGTTATGTAAATTCCATGGATGCAATGCTGActtgaataattttttaatatattGATCATCATTGAATCTTTGCAGATCAAATTGGACAAACTGGTTTACTGTAGAATTACCAGTTTTAATCGAGTTTGACGAGTTATGAGGGCCCAGTTTAGCATGAgacaaattcaaatgttcactatttaaataatttttgtaatttatcaaatcatcACCCATTTTCACAAACCCAGATCCATTTATGTAATTCGGAATATCTTTCCCCATTTCCAATTCTAAACCgaaattcaacaaatttgatCCCTTGCTACTACTAATATATTCCCAATATAATTTCTCTAGACATTGATGAGATATCAAGTTCCGATCGGTAACATTGACGTTGTTAAACTGGATCAGGTTGTTCTGAACCAAAAACTCTTGGAATTTTATATCCTTTTCCATGAATTGTCGCAATGTATAAATAGAAGCTATTTTGGGTGCCGCTTTAACTCTCGAATCATCTTGACTATTTGCTATGTAGCGAATTGCAGAATCCAACTGTGTTTGAGGCAGTATACTAATGTCcactttttcattttgtcTCCTTCGTTTTTTCTCATCTTGTTTTATGGTAAAGACATTGGGTTGTTTAACATCGATTGATAATGGGGAATTTAAAAGATATCCTTTTCttagttttgatttgacCGATCTTCTAAAATCTTTAGCTGAACCTATAATTAACGGTGCAGTGTAACCCTCAGTTTTAATCCTTTTGTTGGTTGAAAAATCTTCATCTAACCCCCTTTTCCcattcaaattcttttgtGAATCCTCGTTAGAGTCATCATGATTAACCAAAAAATCGATTttattttcctttttcaCTTGTACATGTTTTAGTTCTTCCTCTTTTGCTTCTAAAATAGACTGTTTCTCTCGAAGATATAATTCATACGgataaagaattttttgataCGAGGACTTTAAGGAACTACTCAAACTTGTCATAATTTTCCCTTTATAACCTAGTTCTCTACCAATTTGAGCCCaaagttttttgtttatcacCTCGACGAACCCACCACGGATCATCACtgattgaaataatttgtACAAATCTAATGGACGTTTATCAATCATGGGCATTTTATTGGTTTGCTGAGAAGCAGAAGAAGCAGAAGCATTACTACctcttttgttttcttgGTCTTCATATTTTACCAGGTCCTCACTTTGAAGAAATTCGAGCAAATCATGATGAAACTTCAATCGCATGTATACTTCATCTTCAGGAGGATTATTTAGTAATTTATTCGtttgaaaccaaaacaaGTCGGagtttatttgatttgtgGTTTGAAATAACTCAACATCGTCTTGAGGTAGTTTTACTTTCACAGCACCATATTCTTTACCAACGTCCATTACACTCTCAATGAATGCTATGGGGTCTTTTGTCTGCTCTGGTGTTAAAGAGAAACATGGGACTTCGTTTTTCGAAGAAACAGAGTCGCTAGCAGGCAGTGTTAAAATCTTGCTAGGCAAATTTCTATAATCCAAAGGTATACTAGCTTTGAGTTTTTGCTGAGGCAAATTAAATGGtgaataattgaaatttgtcAGTTGACCATTGAATAAgatctttttgttttgccTAATAACTTcaaaagttttcaaatcagGCAAGGACGAGTTATTAAAGAATCTTGAGGTTTTAGGGAACTTGGCCTTGGGATTGTAGATGGTTTCTGTTTGTTCATTGTTGACACTATGGCTATGATTGTGACTATGGTCATCAGAGTGATAAGACATGATCCATGAGTTTTGACAAAAAATTATGTATATATACTTTGCTTTAAAGTATATAATGtgaatatttataaaaaaagaagaagaaaaagacaaTAAAAGAAGGAAATAGGTTGTTCAGAAATTGTCCTCTCAATGTGCTTTGAgtacaatttttttttttcatatatTTCATGTGTGGGTGTGAGAGTTGAGAGATATCCAGATATCAGCACTTTATCtagttatatatatttgttttgCTTTACATTTATGACGCAAGGATATACATCTCATTCAGTCAAACTGGTTAATCCCTCATTATTGATTAGTTCCTTTAAAGTTCTTGAAACAAAATACCCAACAAAGATTactcaattgaagaatcaaaatcattttaGACATATTTCTAAacttatttattaaactGAACTTATTACTTgacaaaacaaatataatCTAATATACATTAAGTCTTTTGTAAAAGTATTTTCTAAAACCTATTGTACATACGCCcgaaaatgaaaaatagCGATATGTAAagtaaaaaacaaaataaaagtcATAAAATGATGATTCTCTTAACACCATTCTTGCATGACACcgaaataataataaacacCAACAAATAGTTGATACGAAAGATCgaaaaccaaaaagaaatataacAGAAAGAATAAGCAAAGAATTGAACAAACTGAAATTTAAGGATATCAAGACTAGCAGTGGAAGGTATAATTTAGCTTACATCATGGCAGCAGCAATAGCGACCACACCAACTAAAGCACTAGCAACGTTCTTAGAACCAGCACCTTCAAATGATGTGACATTGGCAGGAGCAACACTAGATGGGGAAAGACTGCTTGGTAAAGTAGTAGTGACAACGACTTCGGTAGTTTCGTAGGAAGTAGAAATAATACATGGCTCTGTAACGGTTACTGTGGTTGGTTcactaacaacaattggTCTCTTTGTGCAaatgttttcttcttcacaAATAGTCAAAGTGATAGTAGTTGGATAAGGACAGTAAGTAGTGTAGCCAGTAGCAGTTACGTGAGTAGTAACAGTTCCATTTTGAAATTCAGCTAAAGCAACGGAAGATAAAGCAGAACCAgcaataatttttgaaaagtgcatttttaatttctaaAGTAAGATTGGGTATTGGATAGTTAACGAATGAAAGAAAACTTACTTTGAACTATTAAAGCTAAATGCAATGATAATGTATAGTaaataaaaagagaaagaagaaggagaaccgaatgcaaaaaaaaggagCAACTTGCTTCATCTTTATATAACTGCAAAAGCACAACAAGAATCTAGGAGTTGAGCATTGTTTACAAGACGATACAATGAATTCAAGAATAGTTTTATAGATGTAATTATCGAATTCAATGTATGAATATGTGAGTTGATTGTGATatcaagaaaagaatatgGAAAAGGTATCAATGCTTAAAATGGAAAACAATGCACCTAATTAGGCCATGTTACTGAATTAATAAGAGgaccaaaagaaaaaaaatacgaCCCAATCGAGTTTTGTGTAATTTACATAAATCTTTACCATTATTAGTATAATTTGCCCATTACATTAACTCTCATACGATTGGAAGAGAACAATCTTCCAACATAACAATGCATGTCAATGACGattgtattattttgttttttatagaaataatattttcacTGGAagtgaattttttttttcttaggAAACTATTCTTCATGTCAACAAGCtggaataataataataatcaaaatagtTCTTGAAATCTTTCTCCAACACAAGAAAACTGgtttaatatcaataacaaGAACAATTATGTATGGTTTAGTGCAAGATCTCTCATAATATAGCAATGTCATTACAAAGCAGAGAGAAAGGCTTAAACGGTTGTTTGATGAGGTGTTGAATAAGCTAGGTCAAAACCAGTAAATCAAGACATCTTACTTACAAAGACAGAGAAAGACAAAAGTGTTAAGTCAAATCATTACACGCAAGAATGGCATTGGCATTAGTGCTTAACAAAACTCAAGCATAGATGTACataaacaaacacaaaACTTCTTATTTCTTGAACATATCTGAGTATGGtttgtttgtgtttgtaTTCTTCTCTCTATTACTCTAAATTATAGACGGCAAAGATAATGTTGTTGGCCATACTGCCAAGATCCTTTTACTTTTAAAGTTTAACTTTTCAATGAGGCGGAGGGCACTGTAATATTTGCCTCAACTTGCTTGAACTATTGGATTGTTTCCCGAAAGCAGTAGGTCAATAACATAAGTGATTGTCAAATAACCGTCTACATTTTACGGTTCAAGTACATCTCTGTGAAACTTCCTACAAACATGATACTTGCTAGAACGATAGGTAAAAACATAAATATCTTGAACTTTTTACTAACATAAGATCAAATAGGCCATGCTATCTTTTGCACAATGCTTCTTCAAAAAGTGTCAATAATTGCGTAGATAGTTAGCACTAAAATGATCAAACAGAACAATAAGGTACAAATACGAACAATAGAAACATAGATACATTTCATAAAAAActgtttgtttatatttttccGACAATATCTATATACTGcgttttgttttgttagATTCTAGATCtgcaataaaaaaagaaaccaatctttcttttaatcAGCTTCagataatttattaccCTCTAAACCAAAAGAATAATCTCCCTGTACCCAAGTATTAACCATACTAAGAGCATTTTCTGGTTGATCAAAGGGAACCATGTGACCAGCGTCATAAATTCTCAAGAATGTAAAATGTTTGTGATTCTTGACTTCTCCTGCAGCTTTCTTGCCATCTGGTTTCCATAATTGTAATGGTTTTGGTGCAAAATGTTCACTATCTGAATATTCCAATTCGTTTACCCATGCCAAGTTACCCAACCAATTACAAATATAATCTTTGTCACCAGCATAAATCAATACAGGTACATTATTGTCCAATAACTCAGCAACATATTGTTGGAAAGGTTTCATTTCATCACCATCTAAAATAAAGTTTCTAAACACGGTGTCATCACATGAAGTAAAAATGTCAATATTAGAAGCACCAACAGCTTCTTTCACATAATCGAGATTCAAGTATTCATCCAAGTAATCCATTTCTACGTAACAATTACCACCTTGCTCGGCACAATCCTTTCTGATATCATAAGGATTTAATCCTGTTTGAGCATAAGGTTGAAATAAACGGGAATCACAGTAGTATTGAGCTGGAACACAAGTCAAGGCAGATTGGAAACTGTAACATAATTTAGTCAATTTAGCACATCTAGGATAATCCCTTTCCATTTGATCACACTGTTCAGTTGTCAAAACAGGTTTGTAACCACCTTCACCACAGCCCATTGGTTTATAGGAACCATCTTGAATCAATGGATCGGTGATACCGTTACCAATCAACACAGATGCCAACTCAAATGACCTATCGGCATTGTTAATGATTTCTGAAGCAAATGCTGGTATATAATGACCGGCGTAAGATTCACCGGCAATGTGAAACTTATTAGTCAAAAATTGTGGgaatttttggaaaaacaATTCCAAAAACACATAAACGTCTTTAGCAGCAGTGAGAGTATTCTTAACTTCATCTCCTCCTGTATACGAATATCCAACTCCAACGGGTTGATCTAAGAAAATAACCGACGCATTGGAATTCCAAGAATATGGGTTGTAAACTGGGTGTA
This genomic stretch from Candida albicans SC5314 chromosome 1, complete sequence harbors:
- a CDS encoding uncharacterized protein (Ortholog(s) have histone demethylase activity (H3-trimethyl-K4 specific) activity); the encoded protein is MSYHSDDHSHNHSHSVNNEQTETIYNPKAKFPKTSRFFNNSSLPDLKTFEVIRQNKKILFNGQSTNFNYSPFNLPQQKLKASIPLDYRNLPSKILTSPASDSVSSKNEVPCFSLTPEQTKDPIAFIESVMDVGKEYGAVKVKLPQDDVELFQTTNQINSDLFWFQTNKLLNNPPEDEVYMRLKFHHDLLEFLQSEDSVKYEDQENKRGSNASASSASQQTNKMPMIDKRPLDLYKLFQSVMIRGGFVEVINKKLWAQIGRELGYKGKIMTSLSSSLKSSYQKILYPYELYLREKQSILEAKEEELKHVQVKKENKIDFLVNHDDSNEDSQKNLNGKRGLDEDFSTNKRIKTEGYTAPLIIGSAKDFRRSVKSKLRKGYLLNSPLSIDVKQPNVFTIKQDEKKRRRQNEKVDISISPQTQLDSAIRYIANSQDDSRVKAAPKIASIYTLRQFMEKDIKFQEFLVQNNSIQFNNVNVTDRNLISHQCLEKLYWEYISSSKGSNLLNFGLELEMGKDIPNYINGSGFVKMGDDLINYKNYLNSEHLNLSHAKSGPHNSSNSIKTGNSTVNQFVQFDSQRFNDDQYIKKLFKSALHPWNLHNLPILPNALLGALDKTDVNDYDLNESRINIGMTFSTENWTCEDHFTNLINFQFFGAVKKWYFIPESEFEKFERLLENIQMKDQSRSNINNKKQVDIDKVMNLLKKSDEDVDYEVVLKTLDNLINVDKDVRLNIGNEGFANFIGEGAKFNYNQEFMITPELLDRFGIRYTTTIQEPGECIIKFPKTFSSTISFGFNLSEEVNLATKSWLNYALESEKWLAKQNIIPGFSTFKLLVNLALMYEGGTNLLFDSDIFYKAASMYDQLYQEEINLRNEVRKFRIKEVVVDDTVDMLSDDFFANLYPSRIVVTDPKSKKSIIISMQKFIQCQQQEQEEQQNSIKQFQLELQLCYSDEKLRYFSRVLNGYSVDFESWVTNYEQLMRENSDILLKTYKGILSDGEKIYSSIVSSAVKQQDIDQEKFKKFKDQVENLRSFIDNSNAFVEKCQNLLSIKHQQRIRNGNDVFREKFYSYTDLLKLVDSIPQLNFMCSEIEQILEFKNEIENFDKASRLLLSKKNKSIQEFDDLISLGESFGLDIPSLNFIIRIRDRLKWLRTYSLIEKGVDPYGDKNEVFSIVDLRKFLDQGISVLSTDDLPMIKEVEAILNASNAFDHEVSKFLKYNYVQELDLNRLGDIAKRFSTEKLFISMNNYLELSKLHINIKLIEQFKELESASYPELKQLHNSVLESGLKFESEVLSKKLASVESWIDSSWNKLCTTKVITTLNKRIDVDHLNSKLTINAKLVEKLLHLLYKSEFSLSEDDKYEESSSYLAIKSDQADALQEDDEITPQYYCVCREYEYGTMVECDKCNEWYHVQCVKDVSNPDADKYICPTCLVISMSSNYNQFLQDQITLGELKEIYAHGELLNAQSINEMIIMKDLIDELTKHHIGLQDQIARVVLQSDITTKLDCLRFILRKLYGNGVLLNDIWDHVLNLIREYEKILEDAKKLSSEIKPIENVPTTDNVEQVTQKDEPALLSSNKEPTSNQEKSNSDTVEKLVETRAGTALDTEIPAGGLQIAEKNVAPEEASNNSEKAQISAQQSVAPQVTNITVDKISNKTEDNRDAVKQTELEHSENLSTSQTESTQAITVEK
- the PGA26 gene encoding Pga26p (GPI-anchored adhesin-like protein of the cell wall; role in cell wall integrity; required for normal virulence; induced in high iron and during cell wall regeneration; Hap43-repressed); the encoded protein is MHFSKIIAGSALSSVALAEFQNGTVTTHVTATGYTTYCPYPTTITLTICEEENICTKRPIVVSEPTTVTVTEPCIISTSYETTEVVVTTTLPSSLSPSSVAPANVTSFEGAGSKNVASALVGVVAIAAAMM
- the PRC3 gene encoding carboxypeptidase C (Putative carboxypeptidase Y precursor; transcript regulated by Nrg1 and Mig1; regulated by Gcn2 and Gcn4); the protein is MQLSTLVTWLAALTVGAQAVSFGNNLKDQIILDSEESSPDLYLESVFKDLGSLPVDLITAWAEMQSELSPEQIAKLINQYESKNEKPKKNKFNPMSTFSSPSSKFEKLSNDKFAGYSMRVKESFPEILGLDTVKQYTGYLDIDSLDKHLFYWFFESRNDPKNDPIILWLNGGPGCSSSTGLFFELGPSSINKTLHPVYNPYSWNSNASVIFLDQPVGVGYSYTGGDEVKNTLTAAKDVYVFLELFFQKFPQFLTNKFHIAGESYAGHYIPAFASEIINNADRSFELASVLIGNGITDPLIQDGSYKPMGCGEGGYKPVLTTEQCDQMERDYPRCAKLTKLCYSFQSALTCVPAQYYCDSRLFQPYAQTGLNPYDIRKDCAEQGGNCYVEMDYLDEYLNLDYVKEAVGASNIDIFTSCDDTVFRNFILDGDEMKPFQQYVAELLDNNVPVLIYAGDKDYICNWLGNLAWVNELEYSDSEHFAPKPLQLWKPDGKKAAGEVKNHKHFTFLRIYDAGHMVPFDQPENALSMVNTWVQGDYSFGLEGNKLSEAD